In the Synergistaceae bacterium genome, one interval contains:
- a CDS encoding DUF3298 and DUF4163 domain-containing protein has protein sequence DGFEAKIVTPLIRGLADKKNENELNHNFRVKAKAAISEYENYVVEETNKTSKTEGHFALISDVIVKTNNEKILAFDHYLLNIVGSSSTKHEFYTFLRDSGKLVTLKELLKKQPNYVQKISKYIRTEMKRINNKENGMFWVERGSQDEFKKIKEDQNFYINDEGSLVVCFDKYEVAAGAQGSPEFIIPTKITGVIL, from the coding sequence GATGGATTTGAAGCAAAGATAGTTACTCCTCTGATTAGAGGTCTGGCTGACAAAAAAAACGAGAATGAGCTAAATCACAACTTTAGAGTGAAAGCAAAAGCCGCCATTTCGGAGTATGAGAATTATGTTGTTGAAGAAACGAACAAAACCTCGAAAACAGAGGGACACTTCGCTCTTATATCTGATGTCATAGTCAAAACAAACAACGAAAAAATCCTAGCTTTTGATCACTATCTACTCAATATCGTTGGATCATCATCTACGAAACATGAATTTTATACTTTTCTCAGAGATAGCGGGAAACTCGTTACACTCAAGGAATTATTAAAAAAACAACCTAACTATGTCCAGAAAATAAGCAAATATATAAGGACGGAAATGAAGCGCATAAATAACAAGGAAAATGGAATGTTTTGGGTTGAGAGAGGTTCGCAAGATGAGTTTAAAAAAATAAAAGAGGATCAAAATTTTTATATAAATGACGAGGGAAGCCTTGTTGTCTGTTTTGATAAATATGAAGTGGCAGCAGGAGCCCAAGGCTCTCCTGAATTTATTATTCCAACTAAAATTACCGGAGTTATTTTATAA
- a CDS encoding 4Fe-4S binding protein has protein sequence MAKAVVDQDACIGCEACVGVCPTEAITVTDGKAFVDPDGCVECGACVATCPVSAISQ, from the coding sequence ATGGCTAAAGCAGTAGTCGATCAGGATGCTTGCATCGGATGTGAAGCTTGTGTGGGCGTTTGCCCTACGGAAGCAATTACTGTTACCGACGGGAAAGCTTTTGTTGACCCAGACGGATGCGTAGAGTGCGGCGCTTGCGTAGCAACTTGCCCCGTTTCCGCTATATCCCAGTAA
- the thiD gene encoding bifunctional hydroxymethylpyrimidine kinase/phosphomethylpyrimidine kinase, which translates to MKKVLTIAGSDCSGGAGIQADLKTMTAHKVYGMSVITALTAQNTTGVQGIFDASPDFIELQIDSVFQDIRPDAVKIGMVSSVDTIKSIAKKLKEYDAKHIVVDPVMVSTSGSRLLSPDAITTLKEELFPLAEVITPNMAEAAVLCNFKVENKEEMLKAGLLISKESGVAVLIKGGHLLDSADDLLCNSKGETFWFLSPHIDNPNIHGTGCTLSTAIACSLANGLSMEESIAKAKLYIKGAIESGLDIGSGRGPLNHGYAISTSLD; encoded by the coding sequence ATGAAAAAAGTTCTCACAATAGCCGGTTCTGATTGTAGTGGTGGCGCCGGCATACAAGCTGATCTAAAAACCATGACAGCGCATAAGGTCTACGGCATGAGCGTAATTACGGCTCTTACCGCACAAAACACAACCGGAGTGCAGGGGATTTTCGACGCATCACCGGATTTTATAGAGCTGCAAATAGATTCTGTTTTTCAGGATATAAGGCCTGATGCCGTAAAAATAGGAATGGTTTCTTCTGTAGATACAATAAAGTCAATTGCAAAAAAATTAAAAGAATATGACGCAAAACACATAGTAGTTGACCCTGTAATGGTTTCTACGAGTGGCAGCAGATTGCTAAGCCCTGATGCAATTACAACTCTAAAAGAAGAGCTGTTTCCACTTGCAGAGGTGATAACACCTAATATGGCTGAAGCTGCGGTTCTCTGCAATTTTAAAGTAGAGAATAAAGAGGAAATGCTGAAAGCCGGTTTGTTAATATCCAAAGAGAGCGGAGTAGCTGTGCTGATAAAAGGCGGTCATCTGTTGGATTCAGCTGATGATTTACTTTGTAACAGTAAGGGTGAGACATTTTGGTTTTTATCTCCACACATTGATAATCCAAATATTCACGGAACGGGGTGTACTCTTTCTACAGCAATAGCATGTAGTTTGGCTAATGGATTAAGTATGGAAGAGAGTATCGCGAAAGCCAAACTATACATAAAAGGTGCTATTGAATCAGGTCTTGATATCGGTAGTGGTAGAGGCCCTCTGAATCACGGCTACGCAATATCTACCAGTCTCGATTAA
- the thiE gene encoding thiamine phosphate synthase: protein MTFSREQLLLYAITDRRWSDKDSFFLQIEEALRGGITMLQLREKNLSTDDYVDLAKRVRGLVSKYKVPFIVNDSLEAALLSGADGVHMGQVDNIPSDIRDKVGNDKILGLSAGSVREALKAEEMGASYIGVGAVFNTSTKGDAKRVELPLLKEISASVSIPIVAIGGINENNILELEGSGIAGVSIISAIFAQKDVFSAAARFKALAEKIILN, encoded by the coding sequence TTGACTTTCAGTAGAGAGCAACTGCTTCTTTATGCGATAACAGATCGTAGATGGAGCGATAAAGATTCGTTTTTTCTTCAAATTGAAGAGGCTCTCAGAGGTGGCATTACAATGTTGCAGCTGAGAGAAAAAAACTTGAGCACAGATGATTATGTAGATTTAGCAAAGAGGGTAAGAGGCTTAGTTTCAAAATACAAGGTGCCATTCATTGTCAATGATTCTCTTGAAGCAGCCTTGTTATCCGGAGCTGATGGGGTACACATGGGACAAGTTGATAATATTCCCAGTGACATCAGAGACAAAGTAGGCAATGACAAAATATTAGGTTTGTCTGCTGGTAGCGTGAGAGAAGCTCTCAAAGCAGAGGAGATGGGTGCCAGCTATATAGGAGTAGGTGCGGTTTTCAATACTTCCACAAAAGGCGATGCAAAGCGAGTGGAGCTTCCACTTCTTAAAGAGATATCTGCCTCCGTGTCCATACCGATTGTCGCTATCGGCGGCATAAACGAAAACAATATATTGGAGTTGGAAGGGAGCGGAATTGCAGGCGTTTCTATAATTTCAGCAATTTTTGCACAAAAGGATGTTTTTTCTGCCGCTGCACGATTTAAGGCATTGGCTGAAAAGATAATACTAAATTAA
- the thiM gene encoding hydroxyethylthiazole kinase: MEKTLFSEILEDVRHRAPVVHCITNYVTVNDCANVLLACGASPIMADDEDEVEDITKLSSALNLNIGTLNKRTVKSMYKAAKVANEIDIPVILDPVGAGASALRTETALNLISDIKISVIRGNMSEIRALARGYGLTRGVDVNVKDIVTESNLVESVEFAKELSKKLNVVIAATGAIDVIADSKGAYIVRNGVEMLSRITGSGCMLSALTAAFCSSNKTRLKEASTASVLLMGISGEIAYRRMIATKAGHGLFPSYLIDEIGKADTSTFIEGMKVDFQ; this comes from the coding sequence ATGGAAAAAACATTATTTAGTGAAATATTGGAAGATGTTCGTCATAGAGCTCCGGTTGTGCACTGTATAACCAATTACGTCACAGTAAATGACTGTGCCAACGTTCTCCTTGCTTGCGGAGCATCTCCCATAATGGCAGACGATGAAGATGAAGTAGAGGATATTACAAAACTGTCATCTGCCCTTAATCTCAATATCGGAACGTTAAATAAAAGAACTGTTAAGTCTATGTATAAAGCTGCAAAAGTAGCCAACGAGATAGACATTCCAGTCATTTTGGATCCCGTTGGAGCGGGTGCTTCTGCTCTTAGAACAGAGACCGCGTTAAATTTAATTTCTGACATAAAAATTTCTGTCATTCGTGGGAACATGTCTGAAATACGTGCTTTGGCAAGGGGTTACGGACTTACTAGAGGCGTTGACGTAAATGTCAAAGACATCGTAACAGAGAGTAATCTTGTTGAATCTGTTGAGTTCGCAAAGGAATTGAGCAAAAAACTGAATGTCGTTATAGCTGCAACAGGAGCAATAGATGTGATAGCTGATTCAAAGGGTGCTTACATAGTCAGAAACGGAGTAGAGATGCTATCCAGAATCACCGGTAGCGGTTGTATGCTAAGTGCGCTTACTGCAGCTTTTTGCTCGTCAAATAAAACGAGACTTAAAGAAGCTTCAACAGCTTCAGTCCTTCTTATGGGGATATCAGGCGAAATTGCATATCGTCGCATGATAGCAACAAAAGCCGGCCATGGGCTTTTCCCCTCTTACCTAATTGACGAAATAGGAAAAGCAGATACTTCAACTTTTATTGAGGGTATGAAAGTTGACTTTCAGTAG
- a CDS encoding class II aldolase/adducin family protein, whose amino-acid sequence MLTLIDGFNIREKIIKACLLLLDKGLVKGTGGNVSVRTKEGFLITPSGIDYGVLSISDIVELNMDGDVVKGERVPSVEKELHRMIFAARKDVNAIVHTHPIYTTSVAATRKDMYPLTDNQVVLFGGSIKTANYAPIGSKELAENVLEALGDGGAALMSNHGAVCVGETLQEAMFRSEMLEDFAKIFILAKKAGGGVPLTDTEIYEIKTEVKEKYGQKEYNK is encoded by the coding sequence GTGCTTACGTTGATTGATGGTTTTAATATAAGAGAAAAGATAATAAAGGCTTGCCTCTTGTTGTTAGACAAGGGGCTTGTCAAGGGAACAGGTGGCAATGTCAGTGTCAGAACAAAAGAGGGCTTCCTTATTACGCCGAGCGGAATAGATTATGGAGTGCTCTCAATTAGTGACATCGTAGAACTAAATATGGATGGAGACGTAGTAAAGGGAGAACGAGTTCCGTCTGTTGAAAAAGAACTACATCGAATGATTTTTGCTGCTCGTAAAGACGTAAACGCAATAGTGCATACACATCCAATCTATACCACCTCGGTAGCTGCCACAAGAAAAGATATGTATCCTTTAACAGATAATCAGGTCGTGCTTTTCGGTGGAAGCATTAAAACGGCAAACTATGCTCCCATAGGCTCTAAGGAATTAGCAGAGAATGTATTAGAAGCTCTTGGAGACGGCGGAGCTGCTCTAATGTCAAATCATGGAGCAGTTTGTGTCGGCGAGACATTGCAGGAAGCTATGTTTAGGTCTGAAATGCTGGAGGATTTTGCCAAGATATTCATTCTTGCTAAAAAAGCAGGAGGGGGAGTCCCCTTAACAGACACAGAAATATACGAAATAAAAACTGAAGTAAAAGAAAAATACGGCCAAAAGGAGTATAATAAATAG
- a CDS encoding MFS transporter has protein sequence MSKRRFLPLFLTQFLGAFNDNLFKSALVILITFRLAEQNGMNAQILITVVAGLFILPFFLFSATAGQLADKYEKSFLIRIVKFVEIILMCMTAVAFQYLNLFALVILLFFMGAQSAFFGPLKYSILPQHLEEDELVAGNGLVSAGTYIAILTGTLFGGLLILHSFGRVIISTGVVSVAVLGFITSLFIPKALPPDPEVKIDWNIPKATWEIISYVKVIKPVFRSILGISWFWFLGAVFLAQFPTFAKDVLGGNEQVSTLFLIVFSVGVGFGSTICNRILKGRISMKLVAPACVGLSLSTLLLYTFSLLFKKGDSLVGALVFLQDYMSWGIVLSLFLLAAFGGIYSVPMYALMQSKCPEEHRARSVAVLNITDSFAMVLSAFFVTGLLFMEMSIINIFLVLGIMNLFVTPLLSRMVGAYVD, from the coding sequence TTGAGCAAAAGACGTTTCCTGCCGCTTTTCTTGACTCAATTTTTAGGCGCCTTCAACGATAACCTTTTTAAAAGCGCGCTCGTTATTCTTATAACTTTTCGCTTGGCGGAACAAAATGGAATGAATGCGCAGATACTTATAACAGTAGTGGCAGGTCTATTTATTTTGCCTTTTTTCCTGTTTTCGGCGACAGCTGGCCAGCTCGCTGACAAATACGAAAAATCATTCTTAATAAGAATAGTTAAATTTGTAGAAATTATTTTAATGTGTATGACGGCAGTGGCATTCCAATATCTAAATTTATTTGCGCTGGTCATCTTGCTTTTCTTTATGGGTGCTCAGTCCGCTTTTTTTGGACCTCTAAAATACAGCATACTTCCCCAACATTTGGAAGAAGATGAACTTGTTGCGGGAAACGGACTGGTCAGTGCCGGTACTTATATTGCAATATTGACTGGAACTCTTTTTGGTGGATTGCTAATATTGCATTCTTTCGGTCGCGTTATTATCTCTACCGGAGTCGTTTCAGTGGCGGTTTTAGGTTTTATAACGAGCCTCTTCATTCCAAAAGCTTTACCCCCTGATCCGGAAGTTAAGATTGATTGGAATATTCCGAAAGCGACATGGGAGATAATTTCCTACGTAAAAGTCATTAAGCCCGTTTTTCGCTCCATACTCGGTATAAGTTGGTTTTGGTTTTTGGGTGCGGTTTTTCTGGCTCAATTTCCGACATTTGCAAAAGACGTACTAGGAGGAAACGAACAAGTTTCGACACTGTTTTTAATAGTTTTTTCTGTTGGAGTCGGATTTGGTTCTACTATTTGCAACAGGATATTAAAGGGGCGGATTTCCATGAAGCTTGTTGCTCCCGCATGCGTAGGTCTTTCTTTATCTACCTTATTGCTGTATACTTTTTCCCTTCTCTTTAAAAAGGGAGACTCTCTTGTCGGAGCACTGGTTTTTCTGCAAGATTATATGTCGTGGGGGATAGTGCTGAGCCTCTTCTTACTTGCCGCTTTCGGTGGTATATATAGCGTGCCGATGTACGCATTAATGCAGTCAAAATGCCCCGAGGAACATAGGGCAAGATCTGTTGCTGTTTTGAATATTACAGACTCATTTGCCATGGTTCTTTCAGCTTTTTTTGTGACCGGATTACTTTTTATGGAGATGAGTATAATTAATATTTTCTTGGTGTTGGGAATAATGAACCTTTTCGTAACACCTTTATTGAGCAGAATGGTAGGTGCTTACGTTGATTGA
- a CDS encoding glycosyltransferase family 2 protein: MDKLTVTNFVYWAIWWGWWIVQFTLYLLTALLICDGIYQIIVSIRGFWNQKQLPPAKRYRKFVALIPAHNEAQVIAPLLDSLAMQNYPKNCYEVYVSCDNCSDNTADIVRSHNAVALERYDDTQNGKTWNVRWALTQLPMEKFDALAMFDADNVVDENFLFNMNNYMEMHPGAEAIQGVLDVKNPDDNWLTRSYAIAYWFSNRFWQLARGLWGLSCTLGGTGLVIRAATLERIGWNLESLTEDLEMSTRLILSGSKVNWNDAAIIYDEKPQDLTVSKKQRTRWMQGHYWVFWKYGWSALKSFFVTRKLQYLDLFLYLLAPAKSCLGIIILLAGMAYTIINNVILFPTISSGTPQTMMGWILFFGFPLFSIAAFCLLCVIIGPSMHEKKLTFRYVKDTFSYLWFGLTWIPILFKAMFLAKNQDTWVKTEHTRNMHLSEVSK; encoded by the coding sequence ATGGATAAATTAACTGTTACAAACTTTGTTTATTGGGCAATTTGGTGGGGATGGTGGATAGTTCAGTTTACTCTCTACCTTCTGACTGCATTGCTTATCTGTGACGGTATATATCAAATAATTGTTAGCATAAGAGGTTTCTGGAATCAGAAACAGCTACCACCGGCAAAAAGATACAGAAAATTTGTTGCCTTAATTCCGGCACATAATGAAGCTCAGGTCATCGCGCCTCTCTTGGATAGCCTTGCAATGCAGAATTATCCAAAAAATTGCTACGAGGTTTATGTCTCCTGTGACAATTGTAGCGACAATACGGCAGATATAGTTCGCTCTCACAATGCCGTGGCTCTGGAACGATATGATGATACTCAAAACGGAAAGACGTGGAACGTCCGTTGGGCGTTGACACAGCTCCCTATGGAGAAGTTTGATGCTCTTGCCATGTTTGATGCAGACAATGTTGTAGACGAAAACTTTCTCTTTAATATGAATAACTACATGGAAATGCATCCCGGTGCTGAGGCAATACAGGGTGTTTTAGATGTAAAAAACCCAGATGACAACTGGCTGACACGATCTTATGCCATCGCATACTGGTTTTCAAATCGCTTTTGGCAGCTGGCAAGAGGCCTTTGGGGGCTTTCCTGCACCTTGGGTGGGACAGGGCTTGTGATAAGAGCGGCCACTCTTGAGAGAATAGGCTGGAATCTTGAAAGTCTAACAGAAGACCTTGAGATGTCTACTCGTTTAATTCTTTCCGGCAGTAAGGTCAATTGGAATGATGCCGCGATAATTTATGACGAGAAGCCTCAGGACTTAACCGTGTCAAAAAAACAGAGAACAAGGTGGATGCAGGGACATTATTGGGTGTTTTGGAAGTATGGGTGGAGTGCTTTAAAGTCTTTTTTTGTAACAAGAAAGTTGCAGTACCTTGACTTGTTTCTCTACTTGCTTGCTCCGGCGAAATCTTGTTTGGGCATAATAATTCTATTGGCCGGTATGGCTTATACTATTATAAATAACGTAATTTTATTTCCGACCATATCAAGCGGAACGCCTCAAACAATGATGGGGTGGATTCTGTTTTTCGGATTTCCTCTCTTCTCAATTGCCGCTTTTTGCTTGTTGTGTGTCATTATTGGGCCGTCAATGCATGAGAAAAAACTTACTTTCCGCTACGTGAAAGATACTTTTTCATATTTGTGGTTTGGGCTCACTTGGATTCCAATTCTGTTTAAAGCGATGTTTCTTGCAAAAAATCAGGATACATGGGTGAAAACGGAGCACACAAGAAATATGCATTTGAGCGAAGTTTCTAAGTAA
- a CDS encoding LTA synthase family protein produces the protein MKAVKTPQVSGSNINIVQEMLLLAFFITSLFIKFIAFQYGMSKSFFISKQLLALLSSFSIITIFFVTVSLCHRKARLYVAIILDVLLTILILTDILHLRYYSDLFTFNNIGLINQIGEISESVFALIRCSDLLYFLDIPLIILFIFLNKKSERKTELNSITLKRLIASLFLIFLSFYFVSLHIRTYNKKVPGALNSMWDRVAVCSNVGAPTYHVADLLNVLRENLFKERLSEHEREEIVSWFESNKNSSNIKEHPLFGIAKNKNLIIIQAESLQQFVINLKVNGVPVTPNLNDFLKESVYFSRTYDQTGLGNSSDAEFLSNIGLYPSSSGVAFTRFASNRYNALPKVLEDNGYFPIALHGDRPSFWNRERMYSSIGFRKYISKRDFDLDEIIGMGLSDRSFFAQTASILENTPKPFYAFLVTLSSHYPFNYPPLIAQSKLDVGEFGNTLVGNYLKSMNYLDEQFGMFLDELKKKGLLKSSVIVIYGDHTAVPKWDAANLEKLLGKDLKSAHSWRDLLKVPLIIRTPDPNSVKFMNSERAVGLIDLPKSVALLLGVEYHYGFGKNIFEDNKEPVVFRNGSYIYDFAYIEPSFKKAVDLRNGQILEYSRFREISKEAAKELAYNDKILAHDLIPSIYERTKEE, from the coding sequence TGCTGCTGTTAGCATTTTTTATAACCTCACTATTCATTAAATTTATAGCATTTCAATACGGCATGTCAAAAAGCTTTTTTATATCAAAACAGCTCTTAGCTTTGCTATCCTCTTTTTCTATTATCACCATATTTTTTGTAACTGTTTCACTTTGTCATCGCAAGGCAAGGCTATATGTAGCAATTATTTTAGACGTATTGCTAACTATCCTTATATTGACTGATATCCTACATTTACGGTACTATTCGGATCTTTTTACTTTTAATAATATTGGGCTTATCAACCAGATAGGCGAGATTTCCGAGTCGGTTTTTGCACTTATTCGCTGCTCAGATTTGCTGTATTTTTTAGATATTCCTTTGATTATTTTGTTTATATTTTTAAATAAAAAGTCAGAGAGAAAAACTGAGCTCAACAGCATTACTCTCAAGCGTTTAATAGCATCTCTTTTTCTTATATTTCTTAGCTTTTACTTTGTTTCGTTGCATATAAGGACATACAACAAAAAAGTGCCGGGAGCTCTGAATTCCATGTGGGATAGAGTTGCGGTTTGTAGCAATGTGGGAGCTCCGACATATCATGTCGCTGATCTTTTAAACGTGTTGAGAGAAAATTTATTTAAAGAGAGATTATCTGAACATGAAAGGGAAGAAATAGTGAGCTGGTTTGAGAGCAACAAAAATAGTTCAAACATAAAGGAACACCCCCTCTTTGGGATTGCAAAGAATAAAAACCTGATAATCATTCAAGCAGAATCTCTTCAGCAGTTCGTCATAAATCTAAAAGTAAATGGAGTTCCCGTGACGCCCAATCTGAATGATTTTCTAAAAGAATCTGTTTATTTTTCAAGAACATACGACCAAACAGGATTGGGGAACAGCTCTGACGCAGAATTTTTATCCAATATCGGTTTGTACCCGTCATCCTCCGGTGTCGCTTTTACTCGTTTTGCTTCAAACAGATACAATGCTCTCCCAAAAGTATTGGAAGACAACGGCTATTTCCCCATCGCCTTGCATGGAGACAGACCGAGTTTCTGGAACAGAGAACGCATGTATTCAAGTATAGGTTTTAGAAAATACATAAGCAAAAGAGATTTCGATCTGGATGAGATTATAGGCATGGGATTAAGCGACAGAAGTTTCTTTGCACAGACTGCCTCAATTTTGGAAAATACACCCAAGCCATTCTATGCATTTTTAGTAACTCTCAGCAGTCATTACCCCTTTAACTATCCTCCTCTCATTGCTCAATCGAAGTTGGATGTCGGCGAATTTGGCAACACACTTGTAGGGAATTATCTAAAAAGCATGAATTATTTAGATGAACAGTTCGGCATGTTCTTGGATGAACTTAAGAAAAAAGGGCTTCTGAAATCTTCCGTGATTGTTATATATGGAGATCACACTGCTGTGCCAAAATGGGATGCAGCAAACTTAGAAAAACTTCTGGGAAAAGACTTAAAAAGTGCTCACTCTTGGCGAGACCTTCTAAAAGTGCCTTTAATAATAAGAACTCCGGACCCGAATTCCGTTAAATTTATGAACAGTGAGAGAGCTGTCGGTCTCATTGATTTGCCAAAAAGCGTAGCTCTTCTTCTTGGAGTAGAATATCACTACGGTTTTGGGAAAAATATTTTTGAAGACAATAAAGAGCCAGTTGTTTTTCGTAACGGTTCATATATATATGACTTTGCATATATAGAACCTTCGTTTAAAAAGGCCGTTGATTTAAGAAATGGACAAATATTAGAATACTCGCGTTTTCGGGAAATAAGTAAAGAAGCAGCAAAAGAGCTTGCATACAATGATAAAATATTGGCTCACGACTTGATTCCTTCGATATATGAAAGAACAAAAGAAGAATAG